From Schizosaccharomyces pombe strain 972h- genome assembly, chromosome: II, the proteins below share one genomic window:
- the naa38 gene encoding putative NatC N-acetyltransferase non-catalytic subunit Naa38 gives MENGEILLTSWLNRSVHIEIFDERKFIGKFLCTDREGAAILSNTTEYNKGFSRALGLVVIPGKHIKSFSVRA, from the exons ATGGAAAATGGAGAGATTTTACTGACCAGCTGGCTCAATCGGTCAGTTcatattgaaatttttgatgagAGAAAATTCATCGGAAAGTTCTTGTGCACTGACAGAGAAGGCGCTGCCATTCTCTCAAATACCACAGAATACAACAAAG GCTTCTCTAGAGCTTTGGGTTTAGTGGTGATTCCAGGAAAGCATATCAAAAGCTTCTCCGTACGTGCCTAA
- the apl2 gene encoding AP-1 adaptor complex beta subunit Apl2 translates to MVPKLFQSSRFKAFKKSETSELQKGLVSQYAYERIDAVKRTIAAMTVGKDVSSLFPDVLKNLATRDITLKKLVYLYLINYAKTHPDLCILAVNTFVKDSEEYNPTLRALAIRTMGCIRVNKIIGYLADPLRKALKDEHPYVRKAAAVCVVKMYDLDREYCASNGFIEQLQALVSDPNPVVVANAVRSLAEIHDQDPEKGYFNVVYTMTDRLMVALSECNEWGRITILNSLARFRTSDIKEAEYVCERVVPQFQHANSGVVLSAVKVIMVHIPLFSSDFTDFLYKKMAPPLLTLLSTDSEIQYVALRNINLILQKRPSIFDVKTRVFFCKYNDPLYIKMEKLKIITMLACDENINETISELRAYVSEVELEFVKQTIKCLGDVALKVPSVINDCISIFLEIYELNISYMVQEVTVVMETVLRKYPQKIDLLLPYLSRVIEELGDPRARSSMAWILGEFSHVIPTSSKLLSEMISTMADEDLQIQLALLTAVVKLSLMNGKGNDEELVQKVLNYAINQSSNQDLRDRAFAYQRLLTPENVRKAQKIVCCEKPSVSYNNNLPEALLDALLCEITTLASVYHKLPESFIGQGKFGADAIQRRAVEELNIEEANVHEAIEKGANVENLLDLDFTDPGATSASDSPITSAQPQSGSNSAMDLFMAFEAPSTNNAEPVKARSATDDLLGL, encoded by the coding sequence ATGGTTCCAAAGTTGTTTCAATCGAGCCGTTTTAAggcatttaaaaaaagcgaAACAAGTGAATTACAAAAGGGACTAGTTTCTCAGTATGCCTACGAGAGAATTGATGCTGTGAAACGGACTATTGCCGCAATGACTGTTGGCAAGGATGTGTCTAGTCTGTTTCCCGATGTTTTAAAGAACCTAGCTACTCGCGATATCACCTTGAAAAAACTGGTTTATTTATATCTAATTAACTATGCCAAAACACACCCTGATCTTTGTATTTTAGCCGTTAATACTTTTGTAAAGGATTCTGAGGAATATAATCCTACTTTACGAGCTCTGGCAATTAGAACTATGGGTTGCATTCgggtaaataaaatcattgGCTATTTGGCAGATCCGTTGCGAAAAGCTTTGAAGGATGAGCATCCCTATGTTCGTAAGGCTGCAGCGGTTTGTGTTGTAAAGATGTATGACCTTGATCGAGAATACTGTGCATCAAATGGTTTCATCGAACAATTGCAGGCGTTGGTATCTGATCCGAATCCTGTGGTTGTGGCTAATGCAGTCCGCTCACTTGCTGAAATTCATGATCAGGACCCTGAAAAGGGATATTTTAATGTAGTTTACACGATGACAGACAGGCTAATGGTTGCTTTGAGTGAGTGTAATGAGTGGGGTCGGATTACTATTTTGAATTCTTTAGCTAGATTTCGCACTTCTGATATCAAGGAAGCTGAATATGTTTGTGAAAGGGTGGTTCCTCAATTCCAACATGCAAATAGTGGTGTCGTTTTGTCCGCTGTGAAAGTCATAATGGTACATATCCCTCTCTTTTCCAGTGACTTTACAGACTTTCTGTACAAAAAAATGGCTCCTCCTCTTTTGACGCTACTTTCTACGGACTCAGAAATCCAGTATGTAGCCTTACGGaacattaatttaatattacAAAAGAGGCCTTCTATTTTTGATGTCAAAACTCGGGTTTTTTTCTGCAAATATAATGATCCTCtttatattaaaatggAGAAACTAAAGATAATTACAATGCTTGCATGTGACGAAAACATTAACGAGACCATTTCCGAGCTTCGAGCGTACGTTTCCGAAGTTGAACTAGAATTTGTGAAACAAACGATTAAATGCCTTGGAGACGTTGCATTGAAAGTTCCAAGCGTCATCAATGATTGCATCTCCATATTTCTTGAAATCTATGAGTTAAATATTAGTTATATGGTTCAAGAAGTCACGGTGGTGATGGAAACGGTTTTGCGCAAATACCCTCAAAAGATTGACTTATTACTTCCATATCTTTCTCGTGTCATTGAGGAGCTTGGTGACCCTAGAGCCCGTAGTAGTATGGCTTGGATTTTAGGGGAATTTTCACACGTTATACCTACTTCTTCTAAACTATTATCCGAAATGATTTCTACTATGGCGGATGAAGATTTACAGATTCAATTGGCTTTACTGACGGCTGTTGTAAAATTGAGTTTGATGAACGGCAAAGGAAACGATGAAGAACTCGTACAGAAAGTATTAAATTATGCAATTAATCAATCAAGCAATCAGGATTTAAGGGATCGTGCCTTTGCATATCAGCGGTTGTTGACACCTGAAAATGTTCGTAAAgctcaaaaaattgtttgttGCGAAAAGCCTTCCGTATCTTATAATAACAATCTACCTGAGGCACTTTTGGATGCTCTGTTGTGTGAAATCACAACTCTTGCTTCTGTATACCATAAATTACCGGAATCCTTTATTGGCCAGGGCAAGTTTGGCGCAGACGCAATACAGCGTCGAGCTGTTGAAGAATTGAACATTGAAGAAGCCAATGTTCATGAAGCTATTGAAAAAGGAGCCAACgttgaaaatttgcttGACCTTGATTTTACTGATCCAGGCGCAACGTCTGCCAGTGATTCTCCAATAACCAGCGCACAACCTCAGTCGGGCTCAAATAGTGCAATGGATTTGTTCATGGCTTTTGAGGCACCGAGCACAAATAACGCTGAACCTGTAAAGGCTAGATCGGCAACAGATGATCTGTTAGGGCTTTAA
- the knk1 gene encoding AAA family ATPase — protein MDSDLDRILPIASRALLCEGNRDWAGAYVSYCKVLEEMKKSSAARDRMGLGPLTGAEACSWNGLYDNCLSKASKLRKTILESEMERQNYQLAAKLSKKAPVDLHPLRPVRSQTPAYTPMTTRMMYRQTRGAQSEVNLSTPKQIYSKHSPPSTSTSSIVSSSYGDAPSYLAPSKPNRSPPLKPEDPFASFNSSASAIAAASKSAAASASALSSDTGRSATMNSTTFPTAMKSQSTTKPTLSNSVSSPSIQVSNNQNANNSTPLSFHAPIPPLHVPAVPLTSASHSSSDGKSRKHPSPYKPYLNSSHDTLGSSTRPSSADTAGSPATSPPATADSKTIVSKTISASTTQQTEPLQQTTPSSDFEYAIMNEIISNHEPVYWSDIAGLDDAKNSLKEAVIYPFLRPELFQGLREPVQGMLLFGPPGTGKTMLARAVATEAKATFFSISASSLTSKYLGDSEKLVRALFEVAKRQTCSVIFVDEIDSILSARNDSGNEHESSRRLKTEFLIQWSSLTNAAPDKQTGHSPRVLVLAATNLPWCIDEAARRRFVKRTYIPLPEKETRYKHLSHLLHNQVHCLTEEDLEELVNLTEGYSGSDITALAKDAAMGPLRNLGDALLTTSAEMIPPISLNHFKASLRTIRPSVSQEGIHRYEEWNKQFGSQR, from the exons ATGGACTCAGACTTGGATAGAATACTACCGATAGCATCAAGAGCATTATTGTGTGAAGGAAATAGGGATTGGGCTGGTGCGTATGTGAGTTACTGCAAGGTTTTAGAGGAGATGAAGAAGTCGTCGGCAGCTCGCGATCGCATGGGATTGGGACCTTTGACGGGCGCAGAGGCATGTTCTTGGAACGGGCTCTATGACAACTGTTTGAGCAAGGCAAGCAAGCTGCGTAAGACGATTTTGGAAAGTGAAATGGAAAGGCAAAATTATCAACTTGCAGCCAAACTTTCAAAGAAGGCGCCCGTTGATCTTCACCCCTTACGTCCAGTAAGATCTCAAACACCTGCGTATACCCCCATGACTACTAGGATGATGTACAGACAGACGAGAGGTGCGCAGTCGGAGGTAAATTTATCTACGCCTAAGCAAATATATTCCAAGCATTCGCCTCCTTCTACCTCCACTTCATCCAttgtttcttcttcctATGGAGATGCACCTTCTTATCTGGCACCCTCTAAGCCAAACCGTTCTCCACCCCTCAAACCCGAAGATCCCTTTGCCTCTTTCAATTCTTCTGCTTCGGCCATTGCTGCTGCTTCTAAGAGTGCTGCCGCTTCTGCTTCTGCTCTTTCTTCTGATACAGGTCGTTCTGCTACCATGAATTCCACCACTTTTCCTACCGCTATGAAAAGTCAGTCTACGACTAAACCGACGCTTTCCAATTCGGTATCTAGCCCTTCTATTCAGGTGTCAAACAATCAAAATGCTAACAATAGCACTCCCCTCTCCTTCCATGCGCCAATTCCTCCACTCCATGTTCCTGCCGTCCCCCTTACGTCTGCATCGCATTCATCCAGCGATGGAAAATCGCGCAAGCATCCTAGCCCATATAAACCATACTTAAACTCTTCTCATGATACCCTTGGTTCTTCCACTCGACCGTCTTCCGCTGACACAGCCGGATCACCTGCTACATCTCCTCCGGCAACCGCTGATTCTAAGACAATTGTGTCAAAAACTATCTCAGCTAGTACTACTCAACAAACTGAACCTCTTCAACAGACCACTCCTTCAAGTGATTTTGAATATGCTATTAtgaatgaaattatttctaACCATGAACCTGTCTACTGGTCGGACATTGCCGGATTAGATGACGCTAAAAATTCCTTGAAAGAGGCAGTCATTTATCCGTTTTTACGCCCGGAACTTTTCCAAGGATTGCGTGAACCCGTACAAGGCATGCTTCTTTTTGGCCCCCCTGGCACCGGCAAAACCATGCTTGCTCGTGCTGTTGCGACCGAAGCGAAAGCCACATTTTTTTCGATTTCGGCTTCATCATTAACCTCGAAATAT CTTGGTGATTCTGAAAAGTTGGTTCGAGCCCTTTTTGAAGTTGCGAAGCGCCAGACATGTAGCGTTATCTttgttgatgaaattgattccATTCTTTCCGCTCGTAATGACAGCGGTAATGAGCACGAGAGCTCTCGTAGATTAAAAAcagaatttttaattcaatgGTCTTCGTTAACTAATGCGGCTCCGGACAAGCAAACTGGTCACTCTCCCCGTGTTTTGGTGCTGGCAGCTACAAATCTTCCGTGGTGTATTGATGAGGCTGCTCGACGCCGATTCGTTAAAAGAACCTATATTCCGTTAcctgaaaaagaaacaagaTATAAACATCTTTCTCATTTGCTTCATAATCAAGTACACTGTTTGACGGAGGAGGATCTGGAAGAACTTGTCAATCTTACCGAAG GTTATTCAGGCTCTGATATCACTGCTTTAGCCAAAGACGCAGCAATGGGTCCTTTAAGAAACTTGGGTGATGCTCTACTTACCACCAGTGCAGAGATGATACCTCCGATCAGCTTGAATCATTTTAAAGCTAGCCTTCGTACTATTCGTCCAAGTGTCTCACAAGAGGGTATTCATCGTTACGAAGAGTGGAATAAACAATTTGGTTCGCAACGTTAA
- the dps1 gene encoding decaprenyl diphosphate synthase subunit Dps1, producing the protein MIQYVYLKHMRKLWSLGKVRSTVLRFSTTNRNASHLIKNELEQISPGIRQMLNSNSEFLEECSKYYTIAQGKQMRPSLVLLMSKATSLCHGIDRSVVGDKYIDDDDLRSFSTGQILPSQLRLAQITEMIHIASLLHDDVIDHANVRRGSPSSNVAFGNRRSILAGNFILARASTAMARLRNPQVTELLATVIADLVRGEFLQLKNTMDPSSLEIKQSNFDYYIEKSFLKTASLISKSCKASTILGQCSPTVATAAGEYGRCIGTAFQLMDDVLDYTSKDDTLGKAAGADLKLGLATAPVLFAWKKYPELGAMIVNRFNHPSDIQRARSLVECTDAIEQTITWAKEYIKKAKDSLLCLPDSPARKALFALADKVITRKK; encoded by the exons atgatTCAGTAtgtatatttaaaacataTGAGGAAATTATGGAGTCTTGGAAAAGTCCGTTCGACTGTTCTTCGGTTTTCTACTACGAACCGCAATGCTTCacatttaattaaaaacgAGTTGGAACAAATCTCACCAGGGATTCGTCAAATGCTGAATTCAAATTCAGAATTTCTTGAAGAGTGTTCTAAATATTATACCATTGCTCAAGGAAAACAAATGCGTCCTTCTCTTGTTTTGCTGATGTCCAAAGCTACAAGCTTGTGCCATGGTATTGATCGGTCCGTAGTGGGCGACAAATAtattgatgatgatgatttaaGATCATTTTCGACGGGTCAAATTCTTCCTTCTCAATTGAGATTAGCACAAATAACCGAGATGATCCATATAGCAAGTTTGCTGCATGACGATGTGATTGATCACGCTAATGTCCGTAGAGGCTCACCTTCAAGCAATGTTGCTTTCGGTAATCGACGGTCAATCCTTGCGGGTAATTTCATCCTTGCACGGGCTTCGACTGCTATGGCCCGCCTTCGAAATCCCCAAGTTACGGAGTTGTTAGCTACAGTGATAGCAGACTTGGTTCGAGGTGAGTTTTTGCAGCTAAAAAATACTATGGATCCTTCATCTTTGGaaataaaacaatcaaattttgactattatattgaaaaaagttttttgaaaacagcCAGTTTAATTTCCAAAAGCTGCAAGGCTTCTACAATCCTCGGACAATGTTCTCCTACTGTAGCAACAGCTGCTGGAGAATACGGTCGATGCATTGGTACTGCTTTTCAACTAATGGATGACGTGTTGGACTATACGTCGAAAGATGATACTTTAGGAAAGGCGGCTGGTGCAGATTTGAAGCTAGGGTTGGCTACAGCTCCCGTCCTCTTTGCATGGAAAAAGTATCCAGAACTTGGTGCAATGATTGTGAATAGATTCAATCATCCTTCTGATATCCAACGG GCTCGTTCTTTGGTTGAGTGCACTGATGCTATCGAGCAAACCATCACTTGGGCAAAAGAATATATCAAAAAAGCCAAAGATTCCCTTCTGTGTCTCCCTGATTCACCTGCAAGGAAGGCACTTTTTGCGTTGGCTGATAAAGTAATAACGAGAAAGAAGTGA